The Polaribacter sp. MED152 region GGCTTCAATATACTTGTCAACTACTGTTTCTGCAGTCATACCAGCAGGAATTGGTAAAGTCATTGGTGGTTTAACAGTTGGGTTACCTTCTTTGTCGAAATATTTAATTACGTAATCTGTTTTTTCTAAATTCTTAAGAACATCAATACCCTTACCTGTAATTACAATTCTTGCTTTGTTACCTGTAAAGTATTTAATTGCAGCATTCTGTACATCATCTAAAGTTACTGCTTTAATATTCTTAATATAGTTTTCATAAAAATCTTCTGGCAAGTTGTAACGCTCAATATTTAATGCAAAGTTAGCTACTGTTCTTGGTTTTTGAACATCCATTACAAAACCTCCAATATATTCTTCTTTAGAGTTTTCTAATTCTTCAGCAGATACTTTTTTGTATCGCATTTTATTAATTTCTTTTTGTAACTCTACAACAGAACTATCTGTTACCATGTTTCTAACACTTGCTGTAGCTCTAAATGTACCTGCATATCTATTTTGTCTTAAACTAGAGTAAGAACCATAGGTATACCCTTTATCTTCTCTTAAGTTCATGAATAAACGAGCAGTACCACCACCACCTAAAATGTTATTTGCTAAAAGAGCTGCATAATAATCATCATCACCTAAAGTTAAATCTACATTATTAATAATTGCAATTTCTGACTGAACTGCATTATCCATATTAATAAAATCAATTTCAGTAGTTTCTACGTTTTTAGCTTCTGGAATTTCGTAAGCAGGGATTTCTCCTTTTTCCCAGCCAGAAAATAAATCTTTAACTAATGTTTTTGTAGCTTTTGGGTCAATATCACCTTCAATTACTAAATATGCATTGTTAGGCTTGTAGTAAGTGTTGTAGTTATTAATTACATCTTGTAACGTAATTTTTTCTACACTTTCTTTTGATGTAAATTCTCCAAAAGGATGATTTCTTCCGTAAGTTAAAACGTTTTCTACTCTTCTTGCAGCAGCAGTAACGCTTTTTTCGTTAGATTTAATTCCATCTAAAGTAATTTGAACTTCCTTGTCAAATTCTTCTTGAGAAAATACAGGATTCTGCATACCATCTGCCATTAAACCTAAAATTTCTGGAAAGTATTTTGTTAAAGATGAACCAAAAGCACCTGAACTAAAAAAGCTAATGTTTGCTCCGTAAAAATCTACTTTTTCGTTAAACTCATCTTTAGAGATAGATTTTGTTCCTCTACCTAATAAGCTTCCCATCATTCCAGAAACACCAGCAATTTCACCCTCTAAATAAGGTTTGTTATCTATAGTTAAGTTTGCAGAAACTCTTGGTAATTTATGGTTTTCTACCATAATTACTTTTAAACCATTGTCTAGTGTAAACTTAATTGGCTTACCTAATTTAACTACAGGATCTGGTCCTGGTTTAGGCATTGTACTTCTATCTATTTGTGCATTAATAGCCACTGTTGTAAGAAATAGCGCTACTAATGATAATATTTTTGTCTTCATAATTTATATCTTATTTTTAAACGAACTTCGATGTTATTATTTTGCTTCTGGTAAATATTCTAAAAGTAATCTTTGATTCGGATTTAGATATTTTTTAGCAACATCTCTAATTTCTTCTCTAGTAATTGATCTGTAAATATCAATCTCTGTATTGATTAAATTAGTGTCTCCATATAAAACATTGTAACGTGCTAAAGAGTTAGCAATACCTTCTACACTTGAGTTAGAATTTACAAAGTTGTTTTCGAACTGATTTTGTAATTTTTGAAAATCTTTCTCAGAAATTAATTCAGTTTGCATTTTTACGATTTCTGCATCTACTTCTGCAATAATATCTTTTAATTCTGTATCACCTTGTGGTAAACCATATAAGATATAAGTACCATAATCTTCTTGACTTAGGTTAATTGCACCAGCTTGTAATGCCATTTTCTTATCATCTACTAACTTTTTGTAAAGAACAGAACTTCTACCAGTACTTAAATAAGAAGAAATCATATCTAAAACTCTAGAGTCTCTAGTTTTCATAGATGGTGTTCTGTAAGCAGCCATAATTGCAGGTATTTGAATATTTGCATCATAGCCTTTAGCAGTCATCTGCTCAGTAATTGGGTCTTCTTTTGGGAAATTTCTAGTAATTTCTTCACCTCTTGGTATAGGTCCAAAATAGTCTTCAATCATTTTCTTTGCAGCATCTTTATCAATATCACCAGCAACCACTAAAGTTGCATTGTTTGGTACATAGAACTTTTTGTTAAATGCTAAAAACTCTTCTAAAGTAGCAGCATCTAAATCTTCCATTTTACCAATAGTTGTTCCTTTATAAGGATGCTTTTTAAAGATGTTTTCTTTTACATATTCTAAGAATTTAGAATAAGGTTGGTTGTCTACACGTAATCTTTTTTCTTCTTTTACAACTTCATTCTGAGTATCTACACCATCTTGACCAATAATTGGGTGTAATAAACGCTCAGACTCCATCCATAAACCTAACTCTAATTTATTAGAAGGAAAGATTTCGTAATAATAAGTTCTGTCATCTGTAGTGTTGGCATTATTTCTACCACCATTAGAAGAAACCATTTTGAACCACTCACCTTTTTTAATGTTTTCTGTTCCTTCAAATAATAGGTGTTCAAAGAAGTGAGCCATACCTGTTCTTCCTGGTTGCTCATCTTTAGCACCTACATGATACATTACAGAAGTTACAACAACAGGTGCTGAAGAGTCTTGATGTAATATTACATGCATTCCATTACTTAAATCATACTCTTCAAATTCTACCTGTTGAGCATTCATAGAAAACGCAACTAATACAGCAGAAGCAAGAGATAAAATACTTTTCTTCATTGATTTTTTTATTTAATTAATAATTTACATTTGTGTTTGACGCTTCATTTTACAGAATGTTACAGAAAATAAAGTTTTTTGTCAGTTACCAAAAATAACAAAGGTTTGCTAGAAAACATAATGAAATTAAAGGATAAATATTTTTTATTTTTAATATTTAGCTTTATTGCTGATTTCTAAAAAATATGTATATTTGCATCCGCATTTTCAGTAAGTTAAGTGCAATAATAAGTATAAATACGCAAAACAAATAGTATGTACGCAATCGTAGAGATAGCAGGGCAGCAGTTTAAAGTAGCAAAAGACCAAAAAGTATACGTTCATCGTTTACAAGGAGAGGAAGGATCAAAAGTAACTTTTGATAATGTTCTTTTACTTGATGATGCTGGAAACGTAACTTTAGGCGCCCCAGCTATAGAAGGAGCATCAGTAACAGCTCAAATTTTAAGTCACTTAAAAGGTGATAAAGTTATCGTTTTCAAAAAGAAAAGAAGAAAAGGATACAGAAAGAAAAATGGACACAGACAGTCTTTTAGCGAGATTCAAATTGAATCTATTGCAGCTTCTGGTACAAAGAAAACTGCTAAGAAAGCAGCTTCTAAGAAAACAGAAACTACTGCAGACGCTCCTAAGAAAGCTGCTCCTAAAAAAGCAACTAAGGCTAAAGCTGACGATTTAAAGAAAATTGAAGGTGCAGGTCCTAAGGCTGCAGAAGCATTAGTAAATGCTGGCTTAGATACATTTGCTAAAGTAGCTAAAACAGATGCTGCTAAATTAAGTGAAATTTTATCTGAAGCTAGTTCAAGATTATCTCATATTGTAACAGATACTTGGCCAAAGCAAGCTGGTTTAGCTGCGGAAGGTAAATGGGATGAATTAAAAGAATTACAAGATAGATTAGATGGTGGTATTGAAAAATAACTAACTAATTTAGCTTTAACTTATAAAAACTCAAGAAAATGGCACATAAAAAAGGTGTAGGTAGTTCGAAGAATGGTAGAGAATCAGAATCGAAACGTCTAGGTGTAAAAATTTTTGGAGGACAAGCTGCAATTGCAGGTAACATTATTGTTCGTCAGAGAGGTACAACTCACAATCCAGGAGAAAACGTTTACATGGGTAAAGATCATACTTTACATGCAAAGGTTGACGGAATTGTTGAATTTCAAAAGAAAAGAGATAACAGATCTTATGTATCTGTAACTCCATTTGAAGCTTAAGAAATTAAGTTCAAAACTAAAAAAGCTCAAACATTAATTTGTTTGAGCTTTTTTTATTGCTTACTTTTCACTCATAAAGGTTTCTCATTCAACTTTATAGAAAAATATTCTAGCTATGAAACAGCTTCTTTTCAGCTTCTTTTTGCTTTTTACAGTTACTTTAAAAGCGCAATTGGCAACAGATTTTCAAAAGATTGAAAATTTTATCATCGAAGAAAAATTAGATTCAGCCGTTTTTTACCTAAACAAATTAAAAGATGGTAAAGACAAGGTATTTTTAAAGAAAATGATTCTTAAAGATGAAATTTCTTATAAAGATTATTATCAATTTATTTCAAACCTAGCAAAAAGAGAAAATTTAGATTTTATTGCTGTTGCTAATTATATCAACAAAGAAGTTAAAACGCCTAAAATTAGTAAGGGTTTAAACAGAGATTTTTTTAATATTAAGTGGGTTTTAATAAGCAAACTTAGAAATGAAATCCATTTAGAAGAAGCAAATCAAGAGCAACTTAAATTAGAAAGCTATATATCAAAATTTAAGGATGCAAGTGATAATTACTTATGGGCAAGTACTAAAATACAAACACACCCTCTTGTAATTCATCTTATAGAAAAGAATATAACAGAAGGTAAAGAGTTAATTAGGAAAGGTGTAGCAATTGCAAAAGAGTTAGAAGATGTAGAATTAGAAATTACCTTCTTGAGCCATTCAAAAGGATTTTTAATTTATGAAAATAAACTAGAGGAATATATTGCTACTTGTGAATATATTCTAGAGTTAGAAAAACAGTTAGAGGAAAAAACTAGTTATTATTATGG contains the following coding sequences:
- the rplU gene encoding 50S ribosomal protein L21, translating into MYAIVEIAGQQFKVAKDQKVYVHRLQGEEGSKVTFDNVLLLDDAGNVTLGAPAIEGASVTAQILSHLKGDKVIVFKKKRRKGYRKKNGHRQSFSEIQIESIAASGTKKTAKKAASKKTETTADAPKKAAPKKATKAKADDLKKIEGAGPKAAEALVNAGLDTFAKVAKTDAAKLSEILSEASSRLSHIVTDTWPKQAGLAAEGKWDELKELQDRLDGGIEK
- a CDS encoding pitrilysin family protein translates to MKTKILSLVALFLTTVAINAQIDRSTMPKPGPDPVVKLGKPIKFTLDNGLKVIMVENHKLPRVSANLTIDNKPYLEGEIAGVSGMMGSLLGRGTKSISKDEFNEKVDFYGANISFFSSGAFGSSLTKYFPEILGLMADGMQNPVFSQEEFDKEVQITLDGIKSNEKSVTAAARRVENVLTYGRNHPFGEFTSKESVEKITLQDVINNYNTYYKPNNAYLVIEGDIDPKATKTLVKDLFSGWEKGEIPAYEIPEAKNVETTEIDFINMDNAVQSEIAIINNVDLTLGDDDYYAALLANNILGGGGTARLFMNLREDKGYTYGSYSSLRQNRYAGTFRATASVRNMVTDSSVVELQKEINKMRYKKVSAEELENSKEEYIGGFVMDVQKPRTVANFALNIERYNLPEDFYENYIKNIKAVTLDDVQNAAIKYFTGNKARIVITGKGIDVLKNLEKTDYVIKYFDKEGNPTVKPPMTLPIPAGMTAETVVDKYIEAIGGKEKVEAIKTTMIVSNATIQGTPLVMTMKSSAPNKTLQEIAVMGNVMQKSVFNGETGYQSARGQKMDMPQAQIDEAKATLVPFSDMAYKKGTLDRIEPIDGVNYYVVKFNNTEVFYDMKTGLKAKEVKTAKTPDGKEVKVPTTFGNYKAVNGVLFPYSVGIKTGPMDLNFEVKEIKVNEGVTDADFE
- the rpmA gene encoding 50S ribosomal protein L27: MAHKKGVGSSKNGRESESKRLGVKIFGGQAAIAGNIIVRQRGTTHNPGENVYMGKDHTLHAKVDGIVEFQKKRDNRSYVSVTPFEA
- a CDS encoding pitrilysin family protein, whose translation is MKKSILSLASAVLVAFSMNAQQVEFEEYDLSNGMHVILHQDSSAPVVVTSVMYHVGAKDEQPGRTGMAHFFEHLLFEGTENIKKGEWFKMVSSNGGRNNANTTDDRTYYYEIFPSNKLELGLWMESERLLHPIIGQDGVDTQNEVVKEEKRLRVDNQPYSKFLEYVKENIFKKHPYKGTTIGKMEDLDAATLEEFLAFNKKFYVPNNATLVVAGDIDKDAAKKMIEDYFGPIPRGEEITRNFPKEDPITEQMTAKGYDANIQIPAIMAAYRTPSMKTRDSRVLDMISSYLSTGRSSVLYKKLVDDKKMALQAGAINLSQEDYGTYILYGLPQGDTELKDIIAEVDAEIVKMQTELISEKDFQKLQNQFENNFVNSNSSVEGIANSLARYNVLYGDTNLINTEIDIYRSITREEIRDVAKKYLNPNQRLLLEYLPEAK